The following coding sequences are from one Neodiprion lecontei isolate iyNeoLeco1 chromosome 7, iyNeoLeco1.1, whole genome shotgun sequence window:
- the LOC107216908 gene encoding condensin complex subunit 3 has protein sequence MVYRLCQKMAGMLVQMQEAFTQVQYSRRVHPEFMSKLKKLYQKMSEKDFTRAFISCLLIPLGEGEHHPRIENVLIFAAKFAVSVESFNHETEEEELCPFMNSLFEFLLDNHDVGDAALRFRMCYFMNMLLNSMGDNAFIDDLLCDRITTCMTERLLDKVPKIRAQAILALHRLQDPSDEHCPVIKAFIFHLNKDPQAEVRRAVLLTMGKNKQTLAAALRRTRDINDGVRKLAFQFLTKITVRSLTIEQREKLLSDGLRDRSEKVSKYVKMQLLPTWLEHYEGDFIKLLRALDAENALEISILMLDVLLKLTPVRNIIQHVPVDLDTKLIPFEKLTSESVIYWRCVITHLQREGCQDEIDKILPELSKFCEYIRDFMNLMKHDQRETWEQNTLRFILLQLFEITKICDLHDEVGRENLKELIVDTLKSDHDSEALIDSIVQQCVAIVPDTESRLNLLANVISELRMPLTTEVVPLTEAEKHEKDMKKAKLKVELLQVQEYQYVAIQSKNFLRAEELKTKIEFLKAAIEDLGTDQVVEEVREEYEMKSDKKTLTKCLQIMFSMTQSVKTLCPMLRSLLMDMVLPNLDHSVCSVIIGALKATTVCCLLDEDLAKKYIPVFFLQFSVENDDIWLAALKGIFDLLVLYGLERLGMAPDPETPEDTGQANKSRSNRTVRLYSQSEDTDTLLSTPRPSLNCENRNIINILTGLLDNANRDLRTIAVEGLCKLLLHRRISSPSLVARLIILWHNPVTDNDSYLRQCLSYFFNHFGAVVPDSQEMLERSFLVTLKMLANAPDTSPLHEIEPLKVAQLILHLTKTEAQDRLLGYCAHNNLALAIIAEALNSDSCIDPKLLIRSLRYLHIHLEDDSMRKCLQESVKRLSEQVEPSEKRITNTLSHFKRNLDNQTKFGAENGPITEEELMIEEEPMIEEELDAC, from the exons ATGGTGTATCGTTTATGCCAAAAAATGGCCGGAATGCTCGTGCAAATGCAGGAGGCATTCACGCAGGTTCAGTATTCCCGGAGAGTTCACCCGGAGTTCATGtcgaagttgaaaaaattgtaccaAAAG ATGAGTGAGAAAGACTTTACAAGGGCATTCATATCTTGTTTGTTAATTCCATTGGGCGAGGGAGAGCATCATCCTCGTATCGAGAACGTACTTATCTTTGCCGCAAAATTTGCAGTCAGCGTAGAATCGTTTAACCATGAGACCGAGGAAGAGGAACTTTGCCCTTTCATGAATTCGTTGTTTGAGTTTTTACTAGACAATCACGATGTCGGAGATGCAGCGCTGAGGTTCCGTATGTGCTACTTTATGAATATGCTCCTCAACTCTATGGGGGACAATGCGTTTATAGATGATTTGCTGTGCGATAGAATTACTACATGTATGACTGAGCGATTACTGGATAAAGTGCCCAAAATCAGGGCTCAGGCAATTTTAGCTCTTCATCGTCTTCAAGATCCGTCAGATGAACATTGCCCTGTGATTAAGGCATTCATATTTCACCTTAACAAAGATCCACAAGCCGAAGTTCGCCGAGCAGTCTTGCTCACAAtgggaaaaaacaaacaaacactAGCAGCTGCGCTGCGAAGAACTCGTGATATTAACGATGGTGTCAGAAAACTggcttttcaatttttaaccaaaattACAGTTCGATCATTGACCATCGAACAAAGAGAAAAGTTGCTGAGCGACGGACTACGCGATAGATCTGAAAAGGTCAGCAAGTATGTTAAAATGCAATTGTTACCCACCTGGCTGGAACATTACGAGGGAGATTTCATCAAATTGCTCCGAGCATTAGACGCCGAGAATGCACTGGAAATTTCTATTCTAATGCTGGATGTTTTATTGAA ACTTACTCCAGTGCGCAACATCATTCAACATGTGCCTGTCGATCTTGACACAAAATTAAttccatttgaaaaattaacaagcGAAAGCGTAATTTATTGGCGGTGCGTGATTACACACCTGCAGCGTGAGGGCTGTCAAGATGAGATTGATAAAATATTGCCTGAACTTTCCAAATTTTGTGAGTACATCAGAGATTTCATGAATCTGATGAAACATGATCAGCGTGAAACTTGGGAACAGAACACGCTTCGTTTCATTCTTCTGCAGTTGTttgaaatcacaaaaatttgCGATCTACATGACGAGGTTGGCAGGGAAAACTTGAAGGAATTGATAGTAGATACACTAAAGTCAGATCATGATTCTGAAGCTCTTATCGATAGTATTGTTCAACAGTGTGTAGCTATTGTGCCAGATACCGAAAGTAGATTGAATTTATTGGCCAATGTGATAAGTGAACTGCGAATGCCATTGACAACCGAGGTTGTACCGTTAACCGAGGCTGAAAAACACGAGAAAGATATGAAG AAAGCAAAATTGAAAGTAGAGTTACTTCAAGTTCAAGAGTATCAGTATGTGGCGATccaaagtaaaaattttttgcgggCAGAGGAATTAAAaaccaaaattgaatttctgaaAGCTGCCATTGAGGATCTTGGCACAGATCAGGTTGTGGAAGAGGTGCGGGaagaatatgaaatgaaaagtgacaaaaaaacaCTGACAAAGTGCTTGCAAATCATGTTCTCCATGACGCAAAGCGTAAAGACATTGTGTCCGATGTTGAGAAGCCTTCTGATGGATATGGTTCTTCCCAATCTCGAT CATTCAGTGTGCAGCGTCATAATCGGAGCACTGAAGGCAACTACAGTTTGTTGTCTCCTGGATGAGGATTTGGCCAAAAAATACATACCCGTTTTCTTCCTGCAATTTAGTGTCGAAAATGACGACATTTGGCTCGCCGCACTCAAGGGCATATTTGATTTATTGGTACTCTACGGTCTTGAGCGTCTGGGTATGGCTCCAGATCCAGAAACACCAGAAGACACTGGTCAAGCTAACAAAAGTAGGAGTAACAGGACTGTCAGACTGTATAGTCAGTCGGAAGATACAGATACATTGCTCAGTACTCCGCGACCTTCCCTGAATTGCGAAAATAGAAATATCATCAATATCCTCACAGGGTTATTGGATAATGCC AACCGGGACCTACGGACAATTGCGGTTGAAGGTCTTTGCAAGCTTTTACTACACCGAAGAATCTCCAGTCCTTCTTTGGTCGCGCGACTCATTATTTTATGGCACAATCCTGTGACTGATAACGACTCTTATCTGCGCCAGTGTTtgagttattttttcaaccattttgGCGCCGTTGTACCAGATAGCCAAGAAATGCTGGAACGCTCCTTTCTCGTGACGCTGAAAATGCTGGCCAATGCTCCAGACACCAGTCCGTTACACGAGATTGAACCTCTCAAGGTTGCGCAACTTATTTTGCACCTTACGAAAACTGAAGCTCAGGATCGTCTTCTAGGCTATTGCGCCCATAATAATTTGGCCCTTGCTATAATTGCCGAGGCTCTCAACTCTGACAGTTGTATAGATCCCAAACTACTTATTCGAAGCTTGAGGTATTTGCATATTCATTTGGAGGATGATTCTATGAGAAAATGCCTTCAAGAGTCTGTCAAAAGACTTTCAGAACag GTAGAACCTTCCGAAAAACGTATAACTAACACGTTGTCGCATTTCAAGCGCAATTTGGACAATCAAACCAAATTCGGAGCAGAAAATGGGCCAATAACAGAAGAAGAGCTAATGATCGAAGAAGAACCAATGATCGAAGAAGAGCTTGATGCGTGTTAG
- the LOC107216909 gene encoding uncharacterized protein LOC107216909, whose protein sequence is MSGEPPAPVSRPMKFPYTISAKIAQFPYKFYWKYCWQFRFYYYGVVASLPIIYQIHKLANSPGNKAAYAEMRRKEAAEHHH, encoded by the exons ATGTCTGGAGAACCACCTGCTCCAGTGTCTCGTCCCATGAAGTTCCCGTATACCATTTCGGCAAAGATTGCACAATTTCCATACAAGTTCTATTGGAAGTACTGTTGGCAATTCAGATTCTACTATTATGGCGTTGTCGCCAGCCTACCCATAATCTACCAAATTCACAAACTCG CTAACAGTCCAGGAAACAAAGCTGCATACGCAGAGATGAGAAGGAAGGAAGCAGCTGAACATCACCActag